A single window of Vibrio alfacsensis DNA harbors:
- the deoC gene encoding deoxyribose-phosphate aldolase, producing MSDLKAAALRALKLMDLTTLNDDDTDAKVIALCHDAKSAVGNTAAICIYPRFIPIAKKTLREQGTPDVRIATVTNFPHGNDDIEIAVAETKAAVAYGADEVDVVFPYRALMAGDEKVGFELVKQCKEACGDILLKVIIETGELKEEALIKKASQICIEAGADFIKTSTGKVPVNATPEYARMMLEVIRDMGVAESVGFKPAGGVRTAEDAAAYLAMADEILGDNWVDARHYRFGASSLLTNLLNTLEVSDQVADPTAY from the coding sequence ATGAGCGATTTAAAAGCAGCAGCGCTACGTGCACTTAAACTAATGGACCTAACTACGCTAAATGATGATGACACTGATGCAAAAGTGATCGCACTATGTCATGACGCGAAATCAGCGGTAGGTAACACAGCTGCAATCTGTATTTACCCTCGCTTTATTCCTATTGCTAAGAAGACACTTCGTGAGCAAGGTACACCAGATGTTCGTATTGCAACCGTAACGAACTTCCCACACGGTAACGACGACATCGAAATCGCAGTGGCTGAAACAAAAGCAGCAGTTGCTTACGGTGCAGATGAAGTAGACGTAGTTTTCCCATACCGTGCTCTAATGGCGGGTGATGAGAAAGTGGGCTTCGAACTTGTTAAGCAATGTAAAGAAGCTTGTGGTGATATCCTTCTTAAAGTGATCATCGAAACGGGTGAACTTAAAGAAGAAGCACTAATCAAGAAAGCATCTCAAATCTGTATCGAAGCGGGTGCTGACTTCATTAAAACTTCAACGGGTAAAGTGCCAGTAAACGCAACACCAGAATACGCACGTATGATGCTTGAAGTGATTCGTGATATGGGTGTTGCAGAATCTGTTGGTTTCAAACCTGCAGGCGGTGTGCGCACTGCTGAAGATGCAGCAGCATACCTAGCAATGGCTGACGAAATCTTAGGTGACAACTGGGTTGATGCTCGTCACTACCGTTTCGGTGCATCTAGCCTGCTAACAAACCTACTAAATACATTAGAAGTATCGGACCAAGTCGCTGATCCAACAGCGTACTAA
- a CDS encoding TatD family hydrolase, producing MKLFDTHCHFDFDVFQDDFSHHYELAREQGVERILIPSVGPSNWSRIQTIANQYRGIYYALGFHPYFLQHNFQQHLAELDHQLSLAGEQCVAIGECGLDFAINVPEDLQERALELQFELARKFKLPVILHCRKAHNRLIQMVKTAKLPKGGVLHAFSGSYQQAMEWVRLDFFIGVGGTITYPRANKTREAIQKLSLKHMILETDAPDMPILGYQGEPNHPAKIIRVLNELSLLHTVNKQTVASQLWENSNSAFSICE from the coding sequence ATGAAACTGTTTGATACTCACTGCCATTTTGATTTTGATGTGTTCCAAGATGATTTTAGTCATCACTATGAACTGGCTCGTGAGCAAGGAGTGGAGCGCATATTGATTCCCTCAGTAGGGCCAAGCAATTGGTCTCGCATTCAAACTATAGCCAACCAATATCGGGGTATTTACTACGCATTGGGTTTTCACCCTTACTTTCTCCAGCATAATTTTCAGCAACACTTAGCGGAATTGGATCATCAGTTATCACTAGCAGGTGAGCAGTGTGTCGCAATTGGAGAGTGTGGTTTAGATTTTGCTATCAATGTTCCTGAAGATCTTCAAGAACGAGCTCTTGAGTTGCAGTTTGAGCTGGCGCGAAAATTCAAACTGCCCGTTATTCTTCATTGCCGTAAAGCACACAATCGACTTATTCAAATGGTCAAAACGGCAAAATTACCTAAAGGTGGCGTGCTGCATGCTTTTTCTGGCAGTTATCAGCAGGCGATGGAATGGGTTCGATTAGATTTTTTTATTGGTGTTGGTGGCACTATTACTTACCCAAGAGCCAATAAAACACGTGAGGCCATTCAAAAGCTGTCGCTGAAACACATGATTCTAGAAACGGATGCCCCTGATATGCCTATACTTGGCTATCAAGGTGAACCGAATCATCCTGCTAAAATCATCCGTGTACTGAATGAGTTGTCGCTATTACATACAGTTAACAAGCAAACGGTTGCGTCTCAGCTGTGGGAAAATAGCAATTCTGCTTTTTCTATATGTGAATAA
- a CDS encoding phosphopentomutase, with the protein MKRAFILVLDSFGIGEAADAKQFGDVGSDTLGHIADQCEQGLADNDQRQGALRLPNLSKLGLAMAHKESTGRFAPGLDADAEIIGAYGHAAELSSGKDTPSGHWEIAGVPVLFDWGYFTDKANSFPKELTDRILERAGLDGFLGNCHASGTQVLDDLGEEHMKTGLPIFYTSADSVFQIACHEETFGLDRLLELCQIAREELEDYNIGRVIARPFVGAGKGQFERTGNRRDLSVEPPSTTVLQKLVEEKQGNVVSIGKIADIYANCGITKKVKATGIPALFEATLEQIKEAGDNTIVFTNFVDFDSAYGHRRDVAGYAAALEYFDGRINEVLDIMEEDDVLILTADHGCDPTWPGTDHTREHIPVIVYGKKVPAGSLGRRDSFADIGQTLATYFGTSPMEYGKNFL; encoded by the coding sequence ATGAAAAGAGCATTTATTTTAGTACTAGACTCATTCGGCATCGGCGAAGCTGCAGATGCGAAGCAATTTGGTGATGTAGGTTCTGACACACTAGGTCACATCGCGGATCAGTGTGAGCAAGGCTTAGCGGATAACGATCAGCGTCAAGGCGCACTTCGTCTTCCAAACCTATCTAAACTAGGTCTGGCAATGGCGCACAAAGAGTCAACAGGTCGTTTCGCACCAGGCCTAGACGCAGACGCTGAAATCATCGGTGCGTACGGTCACGCAGCAGAGCTTTCGTCAGGCAAAGACACCCCGTCTGGTCACTGGGAAATCGCAGGTGTACCTGTTCTGTTTGATTGGGGTTACTTCACGGACAAAGCAAACAGCTTCCCGAAAGAGCTGACTGACCGCATCCTTGAGCGTGCGGGTCTAGACGGTTTCCTAGGTAACTGCCATGCATCTGGTACTCAAGTTCTTGACGATCTTGGTGAAGAACACATGAAGACGGGTCTACCAATTTTCTACACGTCAGCGGATTCTGTATTCCAAATCGCATGTCACGAAGAGACTTTCGGTCTAGATCGTCTGCTAGAGCTTTGCCAAATTGCACGTGAAGAGCTAGAAGATTACAACATCGGTCGTGTCATTGCGCGTCCATTTGTTGGTGCTGGTAAAGGTCAATTTGAGCGTACGGGTAACCGTCGTGACCTTTCTGTTGAGCCGCCATCAACTACGGTTTTACAAAAACTTGTGGAAGAAAAGCAAGGTAACGTTGTTTCTATCGGTAAGATCGCAGATATTTACGCAAACTGTGGTATCACTAAGAAAGTGAAAGCAACTGGCATCCCTGCATTGTTCGAAGCAACACTAGAGCAAATCAAAGAAGCGGGTGACAATACGATCGTATTCACTAACTTTGTCGACTTTGACTCAGCATACGGCCACCGTCGCGACGTAGCAGGTTATGCCGCTGCACTTGAGTACTTTGATGGCCGTATCAATGAAGTGTTGGATATTATGGAAGAAGACGATGTGCTTATCCTAACGGCTGACCACGGTTGTGATCCAACATGGCCAGGTACTGACCATACTCGTGAACACATTCCAGTGATTGTTTATGGTAAGAAAGTGCCAGCGGGCTCATTGGGTCGCCGTGACAGTTTTGCGGATATCGGTCAAACATTGGCAACGTACTTCGGTACTTCTCCAATGGAATACGGTAAGAACTTTCTATAA
- a CDS encoding NupC/NupG family nucleoside CNT transporter, whose product MSLFMSLVGMVVLIAIAFAFSNNRKAINLRTVGGAFAIQFALGAFVLYVPWGRDLLNGFSTGVSNVINYGNNGSSFLFGGLVSDKMFEVFGGGGFIFAFRVLPTLIFFSALISVLYYIGAMQWVIKILGGALQKALGTSRAESMSAAANIFVGQTEAPLVVRPFVPKMTQSELFAVMCGGLASVAGGVLAGYASMGVPLEYLVAASFMAAPGGLLFAKILHPETDKPHEDIDEAMDGGDDKPANVIDAAAGGAASGLQLALNVGAMLIAFVGLIALINGMLGGIGGWFGMPELTLELILGYAFSPLAFLIGVPWDEAIVAGSFIGQKLVINEFVAYLNFTPYLGEGAQVVAATGEVMSQKTTAIISFALCGFANLSSIAILLGGLGSLAPNRRSDIARMGIKAVLAGTLSNLMAATIAGFCLSLAAL is encoded by the coding sequence ATGAGCCTGTTTATGAGCCTAGTCGGTATGGTAGTGCTTATTGCTATTGCATTTGCATTTTCTAACAACCGCAAAGCTATCAACTTAAGAACCGTGGGTGGCGCATTTGCTATCCAATTCGCATTAGGTGCATTTGTTCTTTATGTACCTTGGGGCCGTGATCTACTAAACGGTTTCTCTACTGGTGTTTCTAACGTTATCAACTACGGTAACAACGGTTCATCATTCCTATTCGGTGGTCTTGTTTCTGACAAGATGTTCGAAGTATTCGGTGGCGGCGGTTTCATCTTCGCATTCCGCGTTCTTCCTACTCTGATCTTCTTCTCAGCACTGATTTCTGTTCTTTACTACATTGGCGCAATGCAGTGGGTTATCAAGATTCTTGGTGGTGCACTACAAAAAGCGCTAGGCACTTCTCGTGCAGAATCAATGTCAGCAGCTGCTAACATTTTCGTAGGTCAAACGGAAGCACCTCTAGTTGTTCGTCCATTCGTTCCAAAAATGACTCAGTCTGAGCTATTCGCGGTAATGTGTGGTGGTCTAGCATCTGTTGCTGGTGGTGTACTAGCAGGTTACGCATCGATGGGTGTTCCGCTAGAGTACCTAGTTGCTGCATCATTCATGGCAGCACCTGGTGGTCTACTATTTGCTAAGATTCTTCACCCTGAGACAGATAAGCCTCATGAAGATATCGACGAAGCAATGGACGGTGGCGATGACAAACCAGCTAACGTAATCGACGCAGCAGCGGGCGGTGCGGCTTCTGGTCTACAACTTGCGCTAAACGTAGGTGCAATGCTAATCGCATTCGTAGGTCTAATTGCTCTTATCAACGGTATGCTAGGTGGCATCGGTGGTTGGTTCGGTATGCCTGAACTAACACTAGAGCTAATCCTAGGTTACGCGTTCTCTCCACTAGCATTCCTAATCGGTGTTCCTTGGGACGAAGCAATTGTTGCAGGTTCTTTCATCGGTCAGAAACTCGTTATCAACGAATTCGTTGCTTACTTGAACTTTACACCTTACCTAGGTGAAGGCGCTCAAGTTGTTGCGGCAACTGGTGAAGTAATGTCTCAAAAGACAACGGCTATCATCTCATTCGCACTATGTGGCTTCGCGAACCTTTCTTCTATCGCGATCCTACTTGGTGGTCTAGGTAGCCTTGCGCCAAACCGTCGCAGTGATATCGCTCGCATGGGTATTAAAGCCGTTCTTGCTGGTACGTTGTCTAACCTAATGGCAGCGACTATTGCAGGCTTCTGCCTTAGCCTTGCAGCTCTTTAA
- a CDS encoding YtjB family periplasmic protein, with product MSESLFSARNALRILALILLGLMLFFTIKNSVVISKGNEKIQAQQLETLTRVLISQASLSASEMIVNKDQERLLALTNQLAKDRLVFDATIYSAQGVRLASSEEALSVREVLGLDTPLATASIGRQQLVEPVLSDGAIIGYVRVTFETGRVTAISDHHYRKSDRYMYMMVLMSFACGMLFIMLLRREPIRRKKGENLLLTK from the coding sequence ATGAGTGAATCCTTGTTCTCCGCTAGGAACGCCCTACGAATTCTAGCGTTAATCCTACTCGGGTTAATGCTGTTCTTTACTATCAAAAACAGTGTCGTAATAAGTAAAGGCAATGAGAAAATTCAAGCGCAGCAACTTGAAACCCTGACAAGAGTACTGATTTCACAGGCCTCTTTGTCAGCTAGTGAAATGATCGTAAACAAAGATCAGGAGCGCCTGCTCGCTTTAACCAATCAGTTGGCGAAAGATAGATTAGTATTTGACGCCACGATTTATAGCGCGCAAGGTGTGCGTTTGGCATCCAGCGAAGAAGCGCTTTCTGTAAGAGAAGTACTAGGACTTGATACTCCATTAGCTACGGCTTCAATTGGTCGCCAACAATTGGTCGAGCCGGTTTTATCCGATGGCGCAATCATTGGGTATGTGCGAGTAACCTTTGAAACTGGTCGTGTCACCGCGATTTCTGATCACCACTACCGTAAAAGCGATCGTTACATGTACATGATGGTACTAATGAGTTTTGCGTGTGGCATGTTGTTCATTATGCTTTTGCGCAGAGAGCCCATTCGCCGTAAAAAAGGTGAAAACCTACTTTTGACCAAATAG
- a CDS encoding DUF5363 family protein, which translates to MNWFKKGLKRYDDWCKEMGITPDQKRSCVPYKKDPAHETFTTHKKAQEKSKNETV; encoded by the coding sequence ATGAATTGGTTTAAGAAAGGACTCAAACGCTACGATGATTGGTGTAAAGAGATGGGGATAACGCCGGATCAAAAACGCAGTTGCGTGCCGTATAAAAAAGATCCAGCACATGAAACATTCACTACCCATAAGAAAGCGCAAGAGAAGTCGAAGAATGAAACTGTTTGA
- a CDS encoding GNAT family N-acetyltransferase — MLIRTEAPADILTIDRLLKQTFPTEAEANLVMRLRENGKLTLSLVACTDEGEVIGHALFSPVTLNGEDLSWQGLAPLAVHEDYRRQGIAAEMIKEGFDSLRDFGYPVCVVLGDPDYYARQGFKAAEEMGFDCAWEVPQGAFRVAELAEGQCEGRSGRIDYSPEFSEL; from the coding sequence ATGCTTATTCGAACTGAGGCTCCGGCAGACATTTTAACGATCGATCGTCTTCTTAAGCAGACATTCCCAACGGAAGCCGAAGCGAATTTGGTAATGCGTTTACGTGAAAACGGTAAGCTTACTTTGTCTTTGGTGGCATGTACCGATGAAGGTGAAGTCATTGGTCACGCGCTGTTTAGCCCAGTGACCTTGAACGGTGAAGATTTGTCGTGGCAGGGGCTTGCACCCTTGGCTGTGCATGAAGATTATCGTCGTCAAGGTATTGCTGCTGAGATGATCAAGGAGGGTTTTGATTCTCTGCGTGATTTCGGTTACCCAGTTTGTGTCGTACTAGGCGATCCTGATTACTATGCACGTCAAGGTTTTAAAGCCGCAGAAGAGATGGGTTTTGACTGTGCATGGGAAGTACCCCAAGGTGCATTCCGCGTAGCAGAATTGGCAGAAGGTCAGTGCGAAGGACGTTCTGGCCGTATCGATTATTCGCCAGAATTTTCTGAGTTATAA
- the rimI gene encoding ribosomal protein S18-alanine N-acetyltransferase: MTIEITPMSAEHLDQVWQIEQQAHSHPWAESLVRDLSSRGACHHVMTDAGKVVGYFYGQNIVGEVTLLNIAIAPSQQGKGLGQKLLDAFLDYCEQAKAESAWLEVRESNLPAIHIYEQAGFNEVDRRYGYYPAKTGNGKEDAIIMSYLFFY; the protein is encoded by the coding sequence GTGACGATTGAAATTACGCCGATGAGCGCTGAACACTTAGATCAAGTATGGCAAATTGAACAACAGGCTCATTCTCATCCTTGGGCCGAGTCGCTCGTTCGCGACTTATCTAGCCGAGGTGCATGTCATCATGTGATGACGGATGCAGGCAAGGTGGTGGGTTACTTTTATGGGCAGAATATTGTCGGTGAAGTGACCTTGCTTAATATTGCTATTGCACCGAGTCAGCAAGGGAAAGGATTGGGACAAAAGCTGCTTGATGCCTTTCTAGATTACTGTGAACAAGCCAAAGCTGAGAGTGCTTGGTTGGAAGTGCGTGAAAGCAATTTGCCCGCTATCCATATTTACGAGCAAGCTGGTTTTAATGAGGTTGACCGTCGTTACGGTTATTACCCAGCCAAAACAGGTAATGGCAAAGAAGATGCGATAATCATGAGTTATCTCTTCTTTTATTAA
- the ubiU gene encoding ubiquinone anaerobic biosynthesis protein UbiU, whose protein sequence is MELLCPAGNLPALKTAIDCGADAVYIGFKDDTNARHFAGLNFNGKKLEKAVQYVHDRNKKIHVALNTFAHPNGFDRWTNAVDNAAALGVDALIVADIAVLEYAARKYPELELHLSVQASATNVAAIDFYKQNFNVKRVVLPRVLSIHQVKQLSRNMTSDVELEVFAFGSLCIMSEGRCYLSSYMTGESPNTVGACSPAKYVRWQETEQGLESRLNDILIDRYSAGENAGYPTLCKGRFDAEIDGEKKRYHALEEPTSLNTLSMLPELFAANVASVKIEGRQRSPAYVEQVTRTWRAAIDRYQANPEAYHVEAAWDAALANVSEGTQTTLGAYHRKWQ, encoded by the coding sequence ATGGAACTCTTGTGTCCTGCGGGTAACTTGCCTGCGTTAAAAACCGCGATTGATTGCGGTGCAGACGCCGTATACATCGGCTTCAAAGACGATACAAACGCTCGTCACTTTGCGGGTCTGAACTTTAATGGCAAAAAGCTTGAAAAAGCGGTGCAATATGTTCACGACCGCAATAAGAAAATCCACGTAGCGTTAAACACATTTGCACACCCGAATGGCTTTGACCGTTGGACTAACGCCGTTGATAACGCGGCCGCTCTTGGTGTCGATGCCCTTATCGTGGCTGACATCGCGGTACTTGAATACGCCGCTCGCAAATACCCTGAGCTTGAACTGCACCTTTCTGTCCAAGCCTCTGCGACAAACGTTGCGGCGATTGATTTCTATAAACAGAACTTCAATGTAAAACGCGTTGTATTACCGCGCGTATTGTCTATCCATCAAGTAAAACAGTTATCACGTAATATGACGAGTGATGTTGAGCTTGAAGTATTTGCTTTTGGTAGCCTATGCATCATGTCAGAGGGACGTTGTTACCTCTCATCATACATGACGGGTGAATCGCCAAATACGGTAGGCGCATGCTCTCCTGCGAAGTACGTGCGCTGGCAAGAAACCGAACAAGGCCTAGAGTCTCGTTTAAATGACATCCTAATTGACCGCTACAGCGCTGGCGAAAATGCAGGTTATCCTACACTGTGTAAAGGCCGCTTCGATGCAGAAATTGATGGTGAGAAAAAACGTTACCATGCGCTAGAAGAACCAACGAGCCTAAATACCCTGTCGATGCTACCAGAGCTGTTTGCAGCAAACGTTGCGTCAGTGAAAATTGAAGGCCGTCAGCGCAGCCCTGCTTATGTAGAGCAAGTCACGCGTACCTGGCGCGCAGCAATCGATCGTTACCAAGCAAACCCTGAAGCTTACCACGTAGAAGCCGCATGGGATGCTGCACTGGCGAATGTATCGGAAGGCACGCAAACGACACTGGGTGCTTACCACCGCAAATGGCAATAG
- the ubiT gene encoding ubiquinone anaerobic biosynthesis accessory factor UbiT yields MLNKIRSQLVKNAASILRSPVQLLPQTVQKKALLEGLKMVFKEALEDGDFEFLEDKWLKVAIKDLNLAWYISYQDEKLVVADKPVQEDVSFSGNLNDLVLIAGRKEDPDTLFFQRRLSIEGDTELGLEVKNLMDSVDLEQLPKTMQVALNQLADFVQKGVQEPVQESGVKNAYSN; encoded by the coding sequence GTGTTAAACAAGATTCGCAGTCAACTAGTAAAGAATGCAGCTTCAATTTTGCGATCTCCAGTCCAGTTATTGCCGCAAACTGTTCAGAAAAAAGCCTTGTTAGAAGGGCTTAAAATGGTATTCAAAGAAGCCTTGGAAGATGGCGATTTTGAGTTTCTTGAAGATAAGTGGCTAAAAGTAGCAATTAAAGACTTGAACTTAGCTTGGTACATTAGTTACCAAGATGAGAAGTTGGTGGTAGCAGATAAGCCCGTTCAAGAAGATGTGAGCTTTAGTGGCAACCTCAATGATTTGGTGTTGATTGCGGGCCGTAAAGAAGACCCTGACACGCTGTTCTTCCAACGTCGTCTTTCTATCGAAGGTGACACTGAGCTTGGGTTGGAAGTGAAGAACCTAATGGACAGTGTCGATTTGGAGCAACTACCGAAAACCATGCAAGTGGCACTGAACCAATTGGCAGACTTTGTCCAAAAAGGCGTGCAAGAACCAGTGCAAGAAAGCGGAGTGAAGAATGCTTATTCGAACTGA
- the deoD gene encoding purine-nucleoside phosphorylase translates to MATPHINAEMGAFADVVLMPGDPLRAKYIAETFLDDVVQVCDVRNMFGYTGTYKGRKISVMGHGMGIPSCSIYVTELIKDFGVKKVIRVGSCGAVNEDIKVRDVVIGMGACTDSKVNRIRFKGHDFAAIADYKMVRAAEEAAKARGVDVKVGNLFSAELFYTPDPEMFDVMDKYGIVGVEMEAAGIYGVAAEYGAKALTICTVSDHIKTGEQTTSEERQNTFNDMMLIALDSVLLGDEE, encoded by the coding sequence TTGGCAACTCCACATATCAACGCAGAAATGGGTGCTTTCGCAGACGTCGTTCTAATGCCAGGCGACCCGCTACGTGCAAAATACATCGCTGAAACTTTCTTAGATGATGTTGTTCAAGTATGTGATGTTCGTAATATGTTTGGTTACACAGGTACTTACAAAGGCCGTAAGATCTCTGTAATGGGCCACGGTATGGGTATCCCATCATGTTCAATCTACGTGACTGAGCTGATCAAAGATTTCGGCGTGAAGAAAGTGATCCGTGTCGGTAGCTGTGGCGCAGTAAACGAAGACATTAAAGTACGTGATGTTGTGATCGGTATGGGCGCTTGTACAGATTCAAAAGTGAACCGTATCCGCTTCAAAGGTCATGACTTTGCTGCAATCGCTGACTACAAAATGGTTCGCGCAGCAGAAGAAGCAGCAAAAGCGCGTGGCGTAGACGTAAAAGTCGGTAACCTATTCTCAGCTGAATTGTTCTACACGCCAGATCCAGAAATGTTCGACGTGATGGACAAGTACGGCATCGTTGGTGTTGAGATGGAAGCGGCTGGTATCTACGGCGTTGCAGCGGAATACGGCGCGAAAGCTCTGACTATCTGTACTGTTTCTGACCACATCAAAACAGGTGAGCAAACCACTTCAGAAGAACGTCAAAACACGTTTAACGATATGATGTTGATTGCACTTGACTCTGTACTGTTAGGTGATGAAGAGTAA
- a CDS encoding DNA polymerase III subunit psi — MSINEKQYLNEMGISTWELIHPDRLENYQVPMLRLQSSCKLLLVSPMCPENETALMFERVLKSIKLSLDDALHLEPERLSSLGEHDLEWVWFAGCEADTSINAKQLTSPLLKDIDGNNEQRRALWQQICSYS; from the coding sequence ATGTCAATAAACGAGAAACAGTATTTAAATGAAATGGGGATCAGCACATGGGAGTTGATCCATCCAGATAGGTTGGAAAACTATCAAGTGCCAATGTTACGTTTGCAAAGTTCTTGTAAACTCCTATTGGTTTCACCAATGTGTCCAGAAAATGAGACAGCATTGATGTTTGAGCGGGTGCTAAAAAGTATCAAGCTCTCACTTGATGATGCGCTGCACCTAGAGCCAGAGCGTTTATCATCTTTGGGTGAACATGATTTGGAATGGGTGTGGTTTGCTGGCTGTGAGGCCGATACGAGTATTAATGCTAAACAGCTGACTTCGCCGCTGTTAAAAGACATTGATGGTAACAACGAACAGCGCCGCGCCTTATGGCAGCAGATTTGTTCATATTCTTAA
- the deoA gene encoding thymidine phosphorylase produces the protein MYLPQEIIRKKRDGEVLTADEINFFIQGVANNSVSEGQIAAFAMTIFFNEMTMPERIALTCAMRDSGMVIDWSHMNFGGPIVDKHSTGGVGDVTSLMLGPMVAACGGFVPMISGRGLGHTGGTLDKLESIPGYNITPTNDVFGQVTKDAGVAIIGQTGDLAPADKRVYATRDITATVDNISLITASILSKKLAAGLESLVMDVKVGSGAFMPTYEASEELAKSIVAVANGAGTTTTAILTDMNQVLASSAGNAVEVREAVRFLTGEYRNPRLLEVTMASCAEMLVLGKLAANTEDARAKLMEVLDNGKAAECFGKMVAGLGGPADFVENYDNYLEKAEIIKPVYATETGIVSAMDTRAIGMAVVSMGGGRRVATDEIDYAVGFDNFIRLGEVADSDKPLAVIHARTEEQWEEAAKALRSAITVGGEYTPTPEVYRQIRAEDL, from the coding sequence ATGTATTTACCACAAGAAATAATTCGTAAAAAACGCGACGGTGAAGTTCTAACCGCTGACGAAATCAACTTCTTTATTCAAGGCGTGGCAAATAACAGCGTATCTGAAGGTCAGATCGCCGCTTTTGCTATGACTATCTTCTTCAATGAAATGACGATGCCAGAACGTATCGCACTGACGTGTGCAATGCGTGATTCGGGCATGGTTATCGATTGGAGCCACATGAACTTTGGTGGTCCAATTGTCGATAAACACTCTACTGGTGGTGTGGGTGACGTCACTTCTCTCATGCTCGGTCCAATGGTGGCTGCATGTGGTGGTTTCGTACCTATGATCTCTGGTCGTGGTCTTGGCCACACTGGCGGTACGCTGGATAAGCTTGAGTCTATTCCAGGCTACAACATCACGCCGACAAACGACGTGTTTGGTCAAGTAACTAAAGACGCAGGTGTCGCGATCATTGGTCAAACGGGTGATCTTGCGCCAGCGGATAAGCGTGTTTACGCGACTCGCGATATCACAGCGACAGTAGACAACATTTCTCTGATCACGGCGTCGATTTTATCGAAGAAGCTTGCTGCAGGTCTTGAATCTCTAGTGATGGATGTAAAAGTAGGTTCTGGTGCATTTATGCCAACTTACGAAGCGTCCGAAGAGCTAGCAAAATCTATCGTTGCGGTAGCAAATGGTGCTGGTACAACAACAACCGCTATCCTAACAGACATGAACCAAGTGCTGGCTTCTTCTGCGGGTAACGCTGTGGAAGTTCGTGAAGCGGTTCGTTTCTTAACTGGTGAATACCGTAACCCTCGTCTACTTGAAGTAACCATGGCTTCATGTGCTGAAATGTTAGTACTTGGCAAACTTGCTGCGAACACAGAAGACGCACGTGCGAAGCTAATGGAAGTGCTTGATAACGGTAAAGCGGCAGAATGCTTTGGCAAGATGGTTGCTGGACTTGGCGGCCCTGCAGATTTCGTTGAAAACTACGATAACTATTTAGAAAAAGCAGAAATTATCAAGCCTGTATACGCAACAGAAACCGGCATTGTTTCAGCAATGGATACGCGTGCTATTGGTATGGCTGTGGTTTCTATGGGTGGCGGTCGTCGTGTAGCAACAGACGAAATCGACTACGCGGTTGGTTTTGACAACTTCATTCGTTTAGGTGAAGTAGCAGACAGTGACAAACCTCTTGCGGTTATCCATGCTCGCACTGAAGAGCAATGGGAAGAAGCGGCAAAAGCACTTCGCAGTGCAATCACTGTGGGTGGTGAGTACACGCCAACACCAGAGGTTTACCGCCAAATCCGTGCAGAAGATCTTTAA